A window of the Acidimicrobiales bacterium genome harbors these coding sequences:
- a CDS encoding PilZ domain-containing protein yields the protein MTILEQFETREDARRAWRRVPSGLPMRCRRLARIETDVSVETVDVSPGGVRLRCGGLIPGDVVLCSVDGPAGTLSLKGLVVQTRPGPGGPPFAHVAWVDVPPEDRRALLDLNDAARGAGPQAGAGA from the coding sequence ATGACCATCCTCGAGCAGTTCGAGACCCGCGAGGACGCCAGGCGGGCGTGGCGGCGGGTGCCGAGCGGGCTGCCGATGCGCTGCCGGCGCCTGGCCCGGATCGAGACCGACGTCTCCGTCGAGACGGTGGACGTGTCCCCCGGCGGCGTGCGCCTGCGCTGTGGCGGGCTGATCCCCGGCGACGTGGTGCTGTGCTCCGTCGACGGCCCTGCCGGGACCCTGTCGCTCAAGGGCCTGGTCGTCCAGACCCGGCCGGGGCCAGGCGGGCCACCGTTCGCCCACGTGGCCTGGGTGGACGTTCCGCCCGAGGACCGGCGCGCCCTGCTGGACCTCAACGACGCCGCCCGGGGCGCAGGGCCCCAAGCGGGCGCCGGCGCCTGA